TGGCATACGTGGGACTCTCAGCGTCCCACGCTGAAGTCGGGTCGCCAGCGTGTGGCAGTCCGTCGTCCCCTCGGTAAGGGTTGCTCTCGCCGTACTCCACAAGCAGCACAAGCACCTTTTTTCTGCGGTTGTACACAAAGTAGTGGCGGGCGTAGACGGTGGTGTCGGCGAGCGGGTCGCAGGAGGGACATCGAAACTCGTAGTACTCGCAGCCACTCTCCGCGTTCTCCACTACTTCCTCGATCGTGGGCCAGAAGCGCTGAACTGCCGGGCGGCACTGCTCCGGCAACGACTGTAGCGTGCTCGACACCTCCGTGCGGAACTGCGGCTCTGTGTAACGCACAAAGTCGTTCTCCCGCAGAACCGAAAAGTCGTAGCCGTCGCTCTCGTATACCGTGTTGAGAGCTGCCACAAAGTACACCAGTCGGTCATCGATCTCGTTGGGGCTCACGAGGCTGTAACTCGCGGTCACGTTCTCGGCGCTTCCGCCCAGTAcaagcggcggcagcgcctcctgaGTAAAGCCGGCGTACGCGCCGATAGTGGGCAAGGGACTAATAGGTGGCGTGAGTTGAACGTTGTTTTGATAGCAAGCTATGCTGTTTGCTATCTGCCGCTCCTCTTTCGTGTGCCGACACGTGTAGGCCTCTAGACGCATGGTGATGCAGCAcccctgcgcctccaccccTTGCAAGAGGGAGTTTAGCGCGCTGAAGCTGTCCAGCGGGATGAACTTCATTGTTTGCCCGTCGCCAGAGGCGTGGCTGCAATGCGGGCCGGCGGCGAAACGAGAGGTGTTTCGAGCGAAAGACAGAGACGGACGGAGCAGGCACAAGtacagccccccccccccaagcaATGGCGAGAGCGAAAGAGACGCTGAAaggaagacacacacacacaagcgatATGTGCACTCGACAAGGAAAAGCAGCAGTTAGCAGAGGCGCATCAACTGTACAGCAAACAACACAGCtgcgaggagaggagaggcttGACCGAGCGAGGAGGCCCTGTTCAatggaggggagagagaggccgaGTCCTCAAGCGGCCAGCGAACTCAGGGCAAAGAAGTAAAGACGTTTCAGCTCTGTCTGGTAACGATTCGACAAGAtagaagaggaagaagcacgaagagagagggggtatGAGAAATGGCCGGCCAGTGGTCCCTCGTTGAGGGCCCGTTGGTGGTAGCTGAGCGCACGTCTACGCACGTGCGGTAACACTCTCTGTCCACACGGGGGAGCAGGCAAAAGGCGAGAagtgggggaaggggagggggagatgGCACGGGCGGCGAGGAAAGACGGCCGTATCTGAAGGAGTCAGAGCAGGTACTGGCGTTGATGAATGCACACATCCCACAAGGTGTAAggccgagagagagtgagagcggcggcacaagagagaggcagcacgGCGATGTGCGAGAATCGGCTATTAGTGTACGCAAATGCAATGCGAGCAGcatgggagggggaggggccctGAAGGTTATGGTCTGCAGAGCACGACACTGCTGAGGCGATCGTAGCTTGCGAAGCTAACCGCGAATGCGTGGCAGCCGCCTTCGTTTTGATTTAGGGTGAAAGATGCCTTGGACAGAGAGGCCGGGTGCACGACATGTACACAGGCTCTGTGCTTCTGCTTCTGTGTCATACGTTGGGTCGCACAGCCGTACGTTGTCCCCTCCGTCCCTCCACCCCCATGTCTGCCTGTTTCTTGTGTGCCTTCAATGTCACATGAGGTGCATGTGTCTATGGAGTCGGTGAGAAAAGCGACAGGGAtcgagagagaaacaaaggAACAACGCCGGCGGCCACATGGACACAGACGTAAATGGGTGCCGTCCACACacctccctttcccttcgccttccttctctttccacctctcttctccgttggccctcttcccctcccctcagcACCTCCCTGCTCGGTCCTACCCGTCTCCTCGACTCTTAATCATAACCCGAAAAGGATAAAGCAGGAGGGTTATCGAAGAGGTCGGACCcccaggggggggggggcggggccACGGAGTGGGGATGCTGCTCGCCTAGCACGAAAGCACGCacgaagggaagaggaacAAAAGAGTCCGGGATGGATGCCAGGTAGGTACGCCTCGTCCACAACTGTGGGTCTCttcgtgcgcacgcgcgcacgccaaaTTCAAGCACCTTCTATGAGCATCAACGACAAATCAAGTCGATGGCACGCCGTCCACCGAGTCGGGGAGGGGCGGTGCTGATCATCGAGAAGCGACACAGATACctgcgcacgcatacgcaggCAGTCAttgaggagagaggcgacaGAAGCATAAGGGAAAGGTGCACCACGTCTTCAGCTCTACAAAGAGGGCCGGTGGTGGGTTGGTGGGAGGGTTTCATCGACATCCGTAACACCACAATGGCACCAACTGACACTCATCAACACAGACGTCCCCGGCACGCTCCCCCATctcctcacacacgcatccTCAgtgaggaaagagagagacgcgcacgccaacaacaacagcggaCACACCTACTTGGGATTAGTGGTGACACTTCTATTCGCACGGCCCATCCGGGGGCGGAAACATGGACGacgacccccccccccaaccaccacccctcttcctcctttgcGGTGGCGGTTCGTCTaccttttcttcttcgtgCCGCCAGCAGCCGGCTTCCTCGATGGCGACGCCCTCTTCGCCTTTGCCGCCTTCTTTGCTGCACCACCAGAGCTGGACGGCGAGGTGAGCATCCGCTTGATCTTCTTGACGGCGAGGTGGTCGAGGTTGGGCAGTGGGATGGAGCGCGACACACCAGTGCCGCGGCCTGCCTGTCTCACCGTCTTTTTACGATCGCTTTTGGAATgagcaccggcaccggctcCGCTGCGGCCCCCACCGCTTCGCATCGGCCTGGCGTCGGGCTGCCTCGTCGCCGATGTCTGAGAACCCTGCCGTCGCTTGGGCACCCTCGCAGAGGAATGCACtcccgccgcggcagcagcggattTGGCATGCGCCCTCTTCGCTGCACTCTGGATGCGCTGCGATGCTTTGCGTCCTCTCTTGCGCCCCACCGAGCCGTGCCTAGCcccacgcgccgccgccttggcggTGTCCTCGGCAGTGTCGCCCTCGTCCACCCACTCAGCGGTGGtgtccccctcctccgcttctGCTTCAGCTCTGGCAGACGTCTCTTGCGCCGCGACGACTTGTTGAGGCTGTGCATGCTGGTGCGACTTACGACTTCGCGTggtgccggcgtcgccgccagctgGCAAGGCCCTAGGTGTGTTGGCATGACGGTAGTTCGACAcaccgccgcgcgctgcgtgaAAGCGgttttgtgcgtgcgtggtggGCAGCTCCGGCACCTGCCCCTCCCGCGCCATCTCCATTGTGCACTCCTTGATAGTGTCGAGGAATGCCTCGAATCGGGAGCAGCCGCGAGTGAGCAGGTACTTGAGCTCTTCTCGCACGGCAGCGTTGTAGtgtgccgcctcctcgtagAACCGCTTGCGGCCCGCCGGCATGGACTTGTAGTTCTTGTGCAGCGCCAGTACGTACATCTTGTCCTGGCCCTCCGGTATCGGGTGAGTGTGGTTCTGTTGCTGGCGCGCTATCTGCTGCTCCTTGATGTACACATCCACCCCGGTAGCGGGCAGCGCGGGCTGCACCTCTGTCGGCAACAACGTCCACGGGTTCTCCATCACTTCAAACAGCTCCTTGATACGCTGCGTCTGGCGCGTCTGGACAGACTGGCGCCGTGTCGTTACGGAGgcgtggcgacgctgcagcgcggcgatcTCGGCGTCGATGTGATGCAAGAGAAAGCGGTAGGCGTCGGAGGACTTGGCTTTCGTGGCCGCGCTCCCGGCAGACTCGCCGGTTTCCGCAATGGTACCGCTGCCACCGACATTGACATCCGAAGGGTTCACAGGAGCAGCGGTGTGTCCAGGCTTgtcgcggtgcggcgcgcccTTGGCGTGATCCGTGACTTGAGCCTCTCGAGGGGAGCTAGACAGCGGTGCATGGGTAacgggtgcgtgcgcgtggcgggAGACAGAAGAAGCCTCGGCAGGTGGGCTgtggtgccgccgtgctACCGTGATGACGCGTCGCGCAGGACTGGCTGATCTCTCATCTTGACTTGGTCTATCGCGGTGGTCTaccgtgccgctgcctgcaCCTGCGGAGTCAGCACCGGATGACCAGCTGTAGCTGTTGGCAGCGCGTGCTCGCGGCTCCGGCGGGTGAGCATTGCgtcgcggcgcggcggaggcaggGAGGCCACAGGGCTCGTTCGGAATGCCGTCCATCATATCCAGCGACTCCGCCGCGTCGATGTCGTCGACGTCACCGGTGTGGTACAATGACGATGAAACAGAGCCTGCAGCCACGTGGGAGGCGCTGTGGCTGACCGATGGTCCTCGCAGCGTGCTTCGCGCGAGTCTCTCCACGATGGGTCGCACGCCTTTGCGCTCCAGCCACTTGGCAAGGGTGGGCCGCAGCATTATGCCAACGTGAGGAGAgcagggagggaaggaggctGTGCGCCCGGTGGCGTTGAACCGCTTCCTTGATACAGGCCCGTTCGACTACCAAGGCGCGCAGCAGAAGCAACTCGTCAGCGTCACTCTATCGTATAATGCGGTGAGAAGCCGCTGTGCGCACCGCAGCTGGAAGGCTGACGGTGCGCCTCGTGGACACAGTGGTTGCCCGCAGTACACCTAGTGCGACTtggggagaggaaggagagcgtGCAGCTGAAGCACGAGCAGGTGTGCGTTGCCAATGGAAACCAAATCTGCCCCTCTCTTCTATGAATGTATGCGTCTCCTTGGAATTCTATCGCGAgcgagcgcgcgccgctTACGATTGCTGGACGAAGTGACCACCCaacagaggagggagaggacgagGTAGTGGTAGCGGTTGCCCTCCGctcctgcgtgtgtgcattgACGTGGCGCAGTGATGTtacgtgtgtgcttgtgtgcgtggcagTGCGACGCTTCTCTTGTGGATGCCCCCCTCTGGCGGCAAGGACCGCTTTCTCCTGTGCCAGGTCTACACCTGCGTCCTCCAGCGTGAGAGGTACAATGCCGATCCGTGTCTGCAGAGAATTGAAAGAGTTCGAGAGTTTTGTGGCAAGAAACTGAGCTCGCtgggagagacagagggggggggcgggcaaACGGCCGATGCCGAAATTTGCGAAAGGCGAGCGCTCCTCCCCTACTCCCATTTGTATTGAAAGCCATGcctgtgccgcagcgcgcgcgatTCCTTCACGTGGTGAGCCGGCCGTGCGCGGGAGCAGGTATGCCTGTGCGTATATGTCTTTAATCAAGGACCGTAGTTGCCACCTCCACTGCGCACGGATACAGAAGAAAACAGCAACCAAGCAATGACACGAGCCGTTCCATCGACAAGCACTCATCGTCGGAGTGGGGAGAACAACCAAGATGGCAGCCGGCGCATGCGTACACACCCTACGCACGTACAGGAGAGCGATATACGTGTGCCGCTTCCGTTATGAAGCCTTCACTACGAGGAGAGCGCGCTATACCCGTCGTTGATACCAGACGCCCTCTTGGACTCCGCCGTTCCAGGCACGAGCACGCGCGTCACGTCCACTTCGtcgcgcaccagctgcgtgtgccgctgcacgcggTTCAGCTGCTTCTCCATCCTCATGAGCCGGTGTGCCAGGTACATAGCCGTGGTCACCATGCAGCCGGCCACCACCCACGCCCCGACACCAaagaaggcgacggcggacATGAGAAAGATGGCGTCTAGGCGGAGCCACATCATCGCGATCCACTCCGTCTTGGTAACATCGAACACCTGCGTCAGCTCGTAGGAGCGCATCGCGTAGAAGCCGGTAGCGGCCATGCCTGGGACAGCGGCGAGGTAGGCGATGGATGAATGCACCCCGAAGCGCGTCCACccaaagagggagggcatGAGAGCCACGAGGACagtcagcagcggcgcggcaaTGCTGCACACCACCACAATTGTGTGCATCACCGTCTTGCCTGTCTGGTCGCCAAAGTCGTGGTTTGCGGCCGGCTCCTCGCTCACACCATTCTCGCCGACTGCTGCGTACTCGTTCGGGCTGGCGGGCGCTGCCACCCCGGTGAAGCGCTGTCGCTCGTGGCGGTAGAAGtcgacggcagtggcggtgagGGAGTCGAGCACGGCAATCGTGTCGAGGTCTGGCGACGTGGCCGGGGCGCAGTCGTCCAATTCCGGGTGCGCATTCTTCTGCTCGTTCAGCTTCTTGGCGTAGAAGAAGTCCGCCACGAAGAAGACGATGAGCCCCAGGAAGCACAGCACGCCAGGGAGGCTTTCTGACATGACGGCTGCGAGGTGCGACgggcgcgtgtgccggcCTGTAATGAGCGGTGTTCTGCTGgatgatggaggcggcgacgcgttAGTGCATGTGCACCCTCCTGCTTCGCGTTGGTGAGGAAAATGACGAAACGAGACGCTAAAAGGGTCCGGTAACATCTGCGGCGGGTGTGCGCACGGTGCGTGGAGACGGTTGGCGTCGGGGCATGGGGGAGTGGGGAAGGCAGCACAGCGTAGAGGAAAGATTTCAAAGCCGGTCGcttgagagggagagcgtCGACGTGCATAGCCGACACTGAGGAAGAAGATAGGGAGCGTGCATGCGCCACAGAAGTCCGCCACAGCTCACCGCCACGTGCCAACGGCGCTTCATTCACTCGAGCGCACGGGCGCCCCTTCACCATGCACGCGTACCTCTCTTTCGATTCACCAGAGTGTGAGCGGCGCCCCCTCTCATCAAGTCACCAAACAACCtccctccagcagcagcatcgaaCACCGCCACAACGCACGGAGGTAGAGTTCAACAGGGCCTACTCCCGTCTTCCTATGCGCGCATGAGCACCCTATgagaaaaggggagaaggCGCGTCGGCCTCACGTGGCgcgcgcttttttttttggcatGAAATGAGCTACTCCGGCTCGGCCCTCACATCAGCTCCACCTCGGCCCCCAGCTTCACCATAGCGTCCTTGAGCTTCTCCGCGTCGCCCTTCTGCACCTGGCGGGCGATCACACCTGGGCACTTATCGATCGCCGTCTTCGCTTCCTGGATGGAGAGCCCACAGGCACACCGCAGCTCCTTGATCAGCTTGATCTTGTTCTCAGCCGGAAAAATCTTGAGGGTGACGTCGAAAGCCGTCTTTTCAGGTGCCTTCTTGGCCAACGGAGCCGCACtctccgcagccgcagcgtcgccgccaggAGCCACCGGAACAGCCGGGGCCGATgtggcgacagcagcaccactaGCGCCGCCCGAAGCTCGTAGTAAATGCTCCTCGTAGTCCACTGCAGCGGGTTCggccccaccaccgccaccggcgcgcaACATCTCTGCCATCGCCTTCTTGTGAAAGGCGGTCATGGTGGCCATATCCATGTTCACATAGGCCTCTGCCAGCGCCTCCAACACGTCTTCGCTGCACGGCACGCCCAGGGGCGTCATGCCACGCGGAATGCGGTTACTCGCCACGCCGTTGATGATGGCTCGGTGCGACGTAAAaagggcagcggtggccacACGCAGCCGTGCGACTTCCCATGCAAGGACTCTCTGCCGCATGCCTATGCGAAAACGCCTGTGATGTGTGTGGTGCTCTGTGTGCCGATGGTGTATCAGCCTGTAGCGCATGAAGAGAGGAGACAAGGGGGCAAGAAAGCGCGGAGTGGGGTGGGAAAAAATGAGCGGATACGCCTCTAGTAGGTGTCACCCGTCACGTGCGCGGTACATGTGCCGCCTCTGCAACACGGGGGCAGAGGGGTTCGACGCGAGTACCGCTGCGGCAGTCAACGCTCTTCTACAGAGTGCGCGACAGAGCTGCAGTGAGAACAGCACAGGAGATGCCTTACACATGCAGCCGTGCGCCTGCATACGCCAACGGCAACCCTCAGACACACCGACGCCGGCACAGGCGGGGGATGGCGGGTGGACCACTTCGGCATTTCGGTATTATGCAGCACGACAAAATGCACACCGGCGTCAGctgggaagagggggaaggacTGCAGGCGGTCGACGCTGGCCCGGCAGATGATGGTGCTTGGCGTGAGGAAAAAATGAATGGAGgtgaagaggggagggccAGGAGGGGcaggaggggcgagggggcTGGATTGGCGCAGACGCGTGTACGTATGTCCACGGTGAAAGAGGcgcaacgacgacaacaCAGACATATCCAGGCCACTTGTGTGTCTTTCTATGATGTTGTTGCTGTCTTCTTCTATGACAAAGGCATGGGCGCAtcggcacacagacacacgtgtATATGTCCACAAGAGGTAATGACAGACTTACCAGAGCGGGAGCTACACACATACGGCGAGCGTCTATGATGCCGGTGTTGCGTCGGTAACGGGTGGCATCAGCGGTGAGTTCGAGCTTCCGACGCCAGAGGGAGCGGCGCTTTTCGCCTTGTGCGCAGAGCGGCGGCTCGTGCGAAACAGGTAGGGGTCTTGACTCAGCTGAAACACGTCGCATCGCTCGCGTTCGTTGAAGGCGAGGCAGCCACGGATGATGTCCTTGGCCTCCTCGCTTACCTTGGGTGTGTCTGGGAAGTGCAGTGTGCGCGCGGATTGAATGATGAGCTTTTCCTGCCAtatgcggcgctgcgactCGCCCTCGGCGAATGGCCGCTTGCCAAAGAGCATCTGGTAGAAGATGACGCCGGCGGACCAGATGTCGACTTTGTTGCTGATGCGCGGTGTCGAGGAGGTTTCGAAGCACTCGGGCGGCAGGTACCAGTACGTGCCGGTGCCCTGCGAGGTGAGCTCGATGGACGGGTTGTCGCTGGGGCCTTCGCGGGTGGCGCCGATGATCTTGGAGAGGCCAAAGTCGGTAATCTTGATGTCGAGGATGGTTGGGTCGTCGCGGTGCAACAGGATGTTGGCCGGCTTTAGGTCGTAGTGGATGATAGGGCTGTCGAGGGAGGCGAGGTAGCGCAGCACGTCCACGACCTGCAGAAAGATGAGCCGCGCGTCGGCCTCCTTGAAGGTGCGGTAGCGCTTGAGGTAGGTGTCGAGGTCCATGCCGTTGCTGTACTCCATCACGGAGATGAACATGTTGTCACCGCGAGGGAAGACGTCGTAGAGGTGCGTCAGATGCGGGTGATCGAGCGCGCGCATGATGTCGAGCTCCCGCTGCGCATGGCGCAGGTAGTGAGTACGCGTCTGGGCAGGCCACTCGCGCTGAATGTGGTGAATCTTACATGCCACATAGCGGCCTTCGACGAGGTCGAACGCCTTCCACACTTCCGAGAAGCCACCCTTGCCTAGTAGATGCATGAGGACGTAGCGGTCTCCCTCGCCGATGGTGGGGATCGCCAAGAACTCGGACGTGTCCTCGTCATTCACGCGGCGCATCTCCTTCACGAAGGCCTTCTTCTCGTGCTCGATCTCTGTCTGCTTCAGCTTGATGTCGGCGATGGTGTTGGTCAGAGCGGCGTGCTCGGACGCGCGCAGCTGATACTCCATCTGGGCAGCCATCAGCGCGTCCTGCAGGTCCGGGCCGGCGCCAGAGTCCTCCCGCTCGCGCTCCTGGCGGGCCAGGTGCTTCACGttgctctgcgccgccttcttgAGCGCCTCGACCTCCTCACGTTTTTGAGTGAGGTTGGCCAGCTTCAAGAACAGCGTGCGCACTCGATCGCCCTCCATCCATACAGTCTGGCCGTTGCTGTGCCACGTCGCGGTCTGGCCGAGCTCGAAATGTTTCTGATAGAGGACGCGCCGTGCCTCCGAGCGGTCCTTCTGGGCAGCGCTTAGCATCTCCTGCCGCATGACAGACTGGAAGTGCTCCAGTTTCTTCTGGTACTGCCGACATTGACCGTCCATGAAGTGTATCTGGTCATTGCGCCGCCCCACCTCGGCACGCAGCCCTTCCACCTCGCGATTAAGCTCCTCGATGTGACTGTCACGGTCGCTGATTTCCTTCTTGAGCGCCATCGTGTCGCTGACCATGCCGTAGGCGGCAAGGGTGGGCTGCTTGAAGCGGCGCGCGTCCGCAGAtgccgaagacgacgacagTGTTGtgaccgctgcagccggctgGCAGTTATTGGCACCGTCAGTGCCGCTGCGGGAGGCCGCGACGGGTGAGATGGAGCCTGGCCCGACGGCGGCTAGTCCACGCGATCGTGAACGCGGGGCGTCAACGGCCGGCGCCTGCGGGTTGGTCTCTGGCTGAtcgacgtcgacgacgagCTCCGTGTCGGCAACAGGCGTGGTGACGGAGGCCTCGCTGGAGAAGGTAGCGGgcacgctgccgttgctACCTTCCTGTAGCGGGGCGTTGCTTTCCTCGCGGGGCCGCTTTTGGGTCTGCGGCggtcgctgcgcagcggcagcgggggcggcCTCCATGACCGTGAGTCAGTGGAGAGGCTAGGGGGTAGGAGATGCTGTCAGGCAGCAACGCAAAAACAAGAGAAAACAACCGAAAGAAAtgccagcgcacgcagcagcttcgcgccTGGGCGACGTTAACGTAGTAGTTCAGAGGAGAACGCGCTGGCAGGTACTAGAGCCACAAGGCCTGCTGACCGGAGGGCGGTGGAGGGTTTTGAGGCGAGGGAAGCCCAGCGCAAAACAGACAAGGGTGGGTGTGCGACAGTAAGAGGGGCGCTGaagcacatgcgcacacgtgcgcgacgctgtctctctctctctgtgcaaGTCGGTAGGCACCAGAGCCACCTGCACGCACGAGACGAAGAGATCCAAACAGCAGCGAGTATACGCCACTGTCGAAGGACAGACAtgcaggagagaggaggaggaggaggaggagggtgggagCAAGAGGTGGATGGCGGTTGGAGGGACAGCGCCGCATGCCGCCGTCTGATATGTCCATTTTGATGCATCTTCTCAGAGCGGAGGAAGGACGCCACTGGTGTTGCTGTCGTGTAGGCCGAGCGTCGCTCGATTCCAGAGGAGTGTACGGAAGGGGGTGGGCTGGGGAGGGTCCTTGAAAGAGAGATGACAGGACGCAAGGAGAACTGGCGAAAAAGATATTCACCGAggacatgcacacgcactgcGGTGAGGACGGCTACTGCACGTAGATACCACTGCGCCCTCTTAGCGAATGGCGCGCTCGACTACCCACTGATCATCATCAAACCGCAGCACAAGGCAGATGGGAAACTCCAGCTCCGGTATGTTGCTCTGCAAGGATGCTTTGCACTGCTGA
This window of the Leishmania donovani BPK282A1 complete genome, chromosome 31 genome carries:
- a CDS encoding ribosomal protein l7/l12-like protein; the protein is MRQRVLAWEVARLRVATAALFTSHRAIINGVASNRIPRGMTPLGVPCSEDVLEALAEAYVNMDMATMTAFHKKAMAEMLRAGGGGGAEPAAVDYEEHLLRASGGASGAAVATSAPAVPVAPGGDAAAAESAAPLAKKAPEKTAFDVTLKIFPAENKIKLIKELRCACGLSIQEAKTAIDKCPGVIARQVQKGDAEKLKDAMVKLGAEVELM
- a CDS encoding protein kinase, putative, encoding MEAAPAAAAQRPPQTQKRPREESNAPLQEGSNGSVPATFSSEASVTTPVADTELVVDVDQPETNPQAPAVDAPRSRSRGLAAVGPGSISPVAASRSGTDGANNCQPAAAVTTLSSSSASADARRFKQPTLAAYGMVSDTMALKKEISDRDSHIEELNREVEGLRAEVGRRNDQIHFMDGQCRQYQKKLEHFQSVMRQEMLSAAQKDRSEARRVLYQKHFELGQTATWHSNGQTVWMEGDRVRTLFLKLANLTQKREEVEALKKAAQSNVKHLARQEREREDSGAGPDLQDALMAAQMEYQLRASEHAALTNTIADIKLKQTEIEHEKKAFVKEMRRVNDEDTSEFLAIPTIGEGDRYVLMHLLGKGGFSEVWKAFDLVEGRYVACKIHHIQREWPAQTRTHYLRHAQRELDIMRALDHPHLTHLYDVFPRGDNMFISVMEYSNGMDLDTYLKRYRTFKEADARLIFLQVVDVLRYLASLDSPIIHYDLKPANILLHRDDPTILDIKITDFGLSKIIGATREGPSDNPSIELTSQGTGTYWYLPPECFETSSTPRISNKVDIWSAGVIFYQMLFGKRPFAEGESQRRIWQEKLIIQSARTLHFPDTPKVSEEAKDIIRGCLAFNERERCDVFQLSQDPYLFRTSRRSAHKAKSAAPSGVGSSNSPLMPPVTDATPAS